From one Henningerozyma blattae CBS 6284 chromosome 1, complete genome genomic stretch:
- the DIM1 gene encoding putative dimethyladenosine transferase (similar to Saccharomyces cerevisiae DIM1 (YPL266W); ancestral locus Anc_6.1) → MAKAAKKKYNGVSTSNKQVDAEKHMNSVFKFNTDLGQHILKNPLVAQGIVDKAQIKPSDIVLEVGPGTGNLTVRILEQARKVIAVEFDPRMAAELTKRVHGTPAEKKLDIILGDFMKTELPYFDICISNTPYQISSPLVFKLINQPKPPRVSILMFQREFAMRLLARPGDTLYCRLSANVQMWANVTHIMKVGRNNFRPPPQVESSVVRIEIKQPRPQIDFTEWDGLLRIVFVRKNRTISAGFKSNAILEILEKNYKAWLSMQNDMELDIDSNDSMIPIVKSKIEQVLKETNMSDKRAGKCDQNDFLKLLYGFHQVGIHFS, encoded by the coding sequence ATGGCCAAGGctgcaaaaaaaaaatataatggGGTAAGCACCTCAAATAAGCAAGTTGATGCTGAAAAGCATATGAATTcagtatttaaatttaatacaGATTTAGGTCaacatattttaaaaaatccCTTAGTTGCTCAAGGGATTGTTGATAAAGCGCAGATTAAACCTTCCGATATTGTATTAGAAGTTGGTCCAGGTACTGGTAACTTGACTGTTCGTATTTTAGAGCAGGCACGTAAAGTTATTGCTGTTGAATTTGATCCTAGAATGGCTGCAGAATTGACAAAGAGAGTACATGGTACGCCTGCTGAAAAGAAGTTAGATATTATATTAGGTGATTTTATGAAAACAGAATTGccatattttgatatttgtaTTTCAAATACCCCTTATCAAATTTCATCTCCATTagtatttaaattgattaatCAACCGAAACCACCAAGAGTTTCGATTTTAATGTTTCAAAGGGAATTTGCTATGAGACTATTAGCAAGGCCTGGGGATACATTATATTGTAGACTATCAGCAAATGTACAAATGTGGGCAAATGTCACTCATATTATGAAGGTTGGAAGGAATAACTTCAGACCACCACCACAAGTTGAGTCAAGTGTTGTcagaattgaaattaaacaGCCAAGACCTCAAATTGATTTTACAGAATGGGATGGTTTGCTAAGAATTGTTTTTGTTAGAAAAAATCGTACTATTAGTGCTGGTTTTAAATCTAATGCAATTTTAGAAATCTTAGAAAAAAACTACAAAGCATGGCTTTCAATGCAAAATGATATGGAACTTGATATAGATTCCAATGATTCAATGATTCCTATTGTTAAATCCAAGATTGAGCAAGTTTTGAAAGAAACTAATATGAGCGATAAGAGAGCAGGTAAATGTGAtcaaaatgattttttaaaattgttataCGGATTCCATCAAGTTGGTATTCATTTCTCTTAA
- the TBLA0A07090 gene encoding uncharacterized protein (similar to Saccharomyces cerevisiae ACM1 (YPL267W); ancestral locus Anc_6.2) has product MSPTKGRPALNSKNVNISRSISNTSTTLTIVKSNISNRSSKTNKSKGSYTTKAGSRIPKSNTIADFKNSIPRSPTRSLSYSPKKLPDIFLSGSLKGEENSTHGFNFYIESPQDRLVTLEEQYNLIKTTRQLDLNRAEDSDNLSECNKENISPFQLNFSKNRKASKDTNKPKYYGPRSPLEDLPTLQYKGYIEYLSTQTAVELTTHMECEVRFLNSASYASPLRGNNGNDTEILETLYNTRHEYSNFDDTTIEGSSPEMTTTPSENKYADDEMSEIDQKIVELNDEDIHGFQNYHT; this is encoded by the coding sequence ATGTCGCCAACAAAAGGAAGGCCAGCTTTAAACAGCAAGAATGTGAATATCAGCCGTAGTATTAGTAATACTTCTACTACTCTCACAATTGTCAAAAGCAACATTTCTAACAGGAGCTCCAAGACAAACAAAAGCAAGGGCAGCTATACTACTAAAGCCGGCAGCAGAATTCCCAAATCCAATACAATAGCTGATTTCAAGAATTCTATTCCAAGATCACCTACTAGATCATTATCATATTCGCCAAAGAAATTGCctgatatttttctttctgGCTCCCTTAAAGGAGAAGAGAACTCAACTCATggctttaatttttatatagaaTCTCCTCAAGACAGGTTGGTGACCCTTGAAGAGCAGTAcaatctaataaaaaccACTAGACAACTTGATCTCAATAGGGCCGAAGATAGTGATAATTTGAGTGAATGCAATAAAGAGAACATTTCACCATTCCAATTGAATTTCTCAAAAAATAGGAAAGCTTCTAAAGATACAAACAAGCCAAAATATTACGGTCCACGATCTCCTCTCGAGGACCTCCCAACTCTTCAATATAAAGGCTACATCGAATATCTAAGCACTCAAACAGCCGTAGAATTAACTACTCATATGGAATGCGAGGTTAGATTTCTAAATAGCGCCTCTTATGCAAGCCCTCTAAGAGGTAATAACGGAAATGATACTGAAATTTTGGAAACTCTGTACAACACAAGGCAcgaatattcaaattttgatGACACAACAATAGAGGGTAGTAGTCCAGAGATGACGACAACACCAagtgaaaataaatatgcaGACGATGAAATGAGTGAGATTGACCAAAAAATAGTGGAACTAAACGATGAAGATATTCACGGATTTCAGAACTATCACACTTAA
- the KAR9 gene encoding Kar9p (similar to Saccharomyces cerevisiae KAR9 (YPL269W); ancestral locus Anc_6.4), with translation MTIIDASIYNKPFLIDVNIEPLGKLVEFFETFKSFDSKLRENLTDLAIEIKQLEKGLHPYYISLPKDDQIDKYLTWLKDGKVNFDSIYNQVNKIEPSISRILDVLEDSLKPENYMIESYNIIFDLIENCTNSLNDLKAWLISIKQHIDISIDFLEISNNTMDTLHRLIKENLKTCFKIQEERFLSPIRHLPSFSLKQLLDLLNSTNENLSYKIPAFTSIDEVVYREYLELTKKIEPIDLSLNKFLLERINNFKKREVSIIKKLSIRLDEKYKIILEEYNFMTQEIKDLKKELVDKRWNILFINLSHEIEFLMEEIDLIKNKIRNYYLSNRIKEKLIKQLTKKTEIITRTFQVIFKAIELALLDTTVVKRINEISKRWLVEIKSINKIFNKYEEERDSIDDISSRINSLTLRNGKARNAENNKLIDNDNNELLPMNDKHNNKTEKRDIELNQIDEYIKKEILHCTENPQHSSAKKKRRSSLMGTAPLANKEKRISSGNKIGVALLNKMNYQPVIVTGTPVSVERNNPFYDIESINNNQKKAAKRMSKLQFNAVPDLNHPTTKHHSILGSASSSFTIRDFEDEDSFVMCSPIDKDQQHQLQHTQSETPQSPLREEIKSIFDSAEKNSIDDSMTINKKNRLQTLPSPQGLSVLERTLRKLEGSPTLYSNTNSDDENSMLLFPHEDINPFVNSTASSEEDIKIINNFEDIGNHSDTVQLYDDKQTQDLEPDEDELNDETQETIEYHDLQKEVELDNSDDSKPTPGPTTNFSYETRNSLLRLEKLEQVRKLKLKYYMTQQSKIPRWNPKAYFATWGNSDTKGISSYPENLYSELSPLPVQCLDEQLKGSLLRKPTPLSHLYS, from the coding sequence ATGACGATAATAGATGCATCAATTTATAACAAGCCATTCCTAATAGATGTCAACATTGAACCACTAGGTAAATTAGTCGAATTTTTTGAGACATTTAAAAGCTTTGATAGTAAATTAAGAGAAAATTTGACAGATTTAGCTATAGAAATTAAACAGTTAGAGAAAGGTCTACATCcatattatatttcattacCAAAGGATGACCAAATTgacaaatatttaacttgGCTAAAAGATGGCAAGGTTAATTTTGATTCAATTTACAATCAGGTTAATAAGATAGAACCAAGTATATCAAGAATCCTAGATGTGTTAGAAGATTCTCTAAAGCCAGAAAATTATATGATTGAAAgctataatataatttttgatttgattgAAAATTGTACAAATTCATTGAATGACTTGAAAGCTTGGTTAATATCTATCAAACAACATATTGATATCTCCATAGATTTCCTAGAAATTTCTAACAATACAATGGATACCCTTCATCGCTTAATAAAGGAAAACCTAAAAACCTGTTTTAAGATTCAGGAAGAGCGCTTTCTATCTCCTATTCGACATTTACCATCGTTCTCACttaaacaattattagaCCTATTAAATTCCACCAATGAAAACTTAAGTTATAAAATCCCGGCCTTTACATCGATTGATGAAGTTGTTTACAGAGAATACCTTGAATTaacgaaaaaaatagaacctATAGATTTaagtttaaataaatttttattagaacgtattaacaattttaagaaaagagaagtttcaattataaaaaaattaagtaTTAGATTAGATGAAAAATACAAGATTATTCTCGAAGAATATAACTTTATGACACAAGAAAtcaaagatttaaaaaaagagcTGGTAGATAAGAGATGGAAcattttgtttattaatttatcacaTGAAATAGAGTTTTTAATGGAAGAGATAGATTTAATCAAGAATAAGATTaggaattattatttatcgaatagaataaaagaaaaattaattaaacaattaaCCAAAAAAACAGAAATTATAACAAGAACTTTTCAAGTAATATTCAAAGCTATTGAATTGGCATTATTAGATACCACTGTTGTTAAAAGAATCAATGAAATTTCGAAGCGTTGGCTagttgaaattaaaagtattaataaaatattcaataaatatgaagaagaaagagatagtattgatgatatttcTTCAAGAATCAATTCACTGACTTTAAGAAATGGTAAAGCTAGAAAtgctgaaaataataagttaattgataatgataataatgaattactTCCTATGAATGATAAACATAACaataaaacagaaaaaagaGATATCGAACTGAATCAAATTGATGAATATATTAAGAAAGAGATTTTACATTGCACAGAAAATCCCCAACATTCAAGTGCAAAAAAGAAGCGCCGATCATCACTGATGGGGACAGCTCCTTTAGCCAATAAAGAAAAACGAATATCTTCAGGAAATAAAATTGGTGttgcattattaaataagatGAATTACCAACCGGTTATTGTCACAGGGACTCCTGTTTCTGTAGAAAGAAATAACCCATTTTATGATATTGAAAGTATCAATAATAACCAGAAAAAGGCTGCAAAAAGAATGAGTAAGTTACAATTTAATGCGGTACCTGATTTGAACCATCCAACAACGAAACATCATTCAATATTAGGCTCAGCTTCTTCCTCCTTTACTATTCGTGATTTTGAAGACGAAGATAGTTTTGTCATGTGCAGCCCTATCGACAAAGATCAACAACACCAATTACAACATACACAAAGTGAAACCCCCCAAAGTCCATTAAGAGAAGAAATCAAATCTATTTTTGATAGCGCTGAGAAGAATTCTATCGATGATAGTATgacaattaataaaaaaaatcgtTTACAAACATTACCAAGTCCACAAGGATTGTCAGTGCTGGAAAGGACTCTCCGTAAATTAGAAGGTTCGCCAACATTATACTCTAATACCAAttctgatgatgaaaatagTATGCTGTTATTCCCTCATGAGGATATCAATCCATTTGTAAATAGCACTGCATCTTCAGAGGAGgatatcaaaattattaataatttcgaAGATATTGGGAATCATTCGGATACAGTACAACTTTATGATGATAAGCAAACCCAGGATCTAGAACCAGACGAGGATGAATTGAATGACGAAACACAAGAGACCATAGAATACCATGATCTGCAGAAAGAGGTAGAATTGGATAATTCTGATGACTCTAAGCCTACTCCTGGTCCTACTACTAACTTCTCCTACGAGACACGCAATAGCCTATTGCGTCTTGAAAAACTGGAACAGGTTAGAAAACTGAAACTCAAGTACTACATGACTCAGCAGAGTAAAATACCTAGATGGAATCCCAAGGCTTATTTTGCTACATGGGGTAACTCTGATACCAAAGGCATTTCCTCTTACCctgaaaatttatattctgAGCTATCACCATTACCAGTACAATGCTTGGATGAACAACTTAAGGGTAGTCTATTAAGAAAGCCAACACCGTTGTCACATCTTTACAGCTAA